GGTTTGAAAGAAGGAACGCAAGCTTTGCGCCAGTCGTTGTTGCGGGAACTTAAACGTGGATACGTCGGTGAAGCTTTTAAGTTTGACCTAAAGAGTGGAAAGCAGGTAGTTGCAGTGTATCTGTGTGTGAGACATCTTGTGACTTCGAGTTTGAAGACCTGATTTATTCAAGTATACACGCTCTTGACTGCTTGACTTTGCTCGGAACTCTGAACTGAGGGCACTCATATTaaacaagcagcgcaaaaagacagggacacaagacaGCACTAAGGACACAAGCCAGGAAGTGGCCCAAATTTCAGTTCTTGAATGTGCTCGTACAGTTTTATGGGAAGTCGATACAGTGTGTGACTTAGATCTCGAACATCGAACTCTGCAATTACGCGTTCCGGTTGTGTGTATCATAGCTATTCTGTCGTTATTTTGCGGGGCGATAACCTTGTTCCGGGTTGACTGTTCCGGGAGGCTTGCCGTCTTTGTGCGTCGCCGTTGCAATCGGCTCGGAGGCCCCCAGAGTATATCACTTCCCGTTCGACGCGTGCTTTCTTTTAGCGGTTTCTTTGTTGATAGTCGCGTTGGTTACATTGTCACTGTGAAGGCAGAACACACCCGACCGCAAATTGCTCTCGCGTCCGTTGCATAAGGACGTAGTTTTGCGTGCCAATTTTACTATGGGGAACAACATTCAGTCACAGCAGCTTGCAGTGAGGTAGTGAAACCGTGACGTCAGCCTGGCTTCGTTACGTCGGCGGCATTCGGAGCACATGCTTCGCTGCACATCTCTTCGGCAACGACGTCTCGACTACACCAGAAGAAGTTCGAGGAGGATGGGAGGATATCGACCGCTGGAGGTGCACGCGCTTTGAATTTCGTGGCTGTGTCTCGCATATTTGTCCAGCACCTAGCAGCGTAGCAAAGTGAACGTGGCTGCCTTGTTCAAAATAAACGGAAAGGAACATCGTAATCACTTGCGGCGTTGGAGAATGACGTTGACTGCGTAAGTGAACCTTCAGTGTGTCATTTGACCCGTTCTACTGCTGGAGATGATGCGAGTGTGACCGAAGATTCAACGAATTTGTGTGTGCTTTCTGAAGAAAAAGAATGTCGGTGACCTGTGAGTATCAAATTGTACGAAAACTGAGATGGCATGCAGGGGCGTGGCGAGAATTCTTTTTCTAGGGAGGGAggcagggggggggaggttaactactctttacgtatgttcgtgcgtgcgtgcacatATACATAcgtgcgaaattgaaaaattccgGGAGGAGGAGTTGACCTCCCCCaacccaccccctggctacgcctgtgATGGCACGGTGCTGTTTGCCAGAGAAGGCACGGTGTTGTTTGCTATGGGAGTTCACTCCGCTTATATAGGAACGTTTTGATTAGACAGCGCGTGCGTCTGTAGAGGGCTACGTGGTTGCGTATCATGTAAAGACCTTCTTTCGATTCGAGATTTCGCCAAATGAAAAATGACACGTAACATCCCAGCGAAGCGTCAGGGACGCGCGCTGGGATGTTACGCTTAATAGTTGCTTAATAGCGCTTTGTCGAAGCATAATGCGAGGAGCGGTTGGTGATGAGTGCGCTTTCTCATTTTACTTAcagccgtcttttttcttttttgtagttgCCGGTGACTGCATAGCCGTTACttgtaatttattattattaaccatTGACTTTAATTCCAGGAACACGTTGGACGAAAAGCATATTGAACCAACTTAGGCATGCTCGACGTGGAATCATTTGATTGACCTTCCGATGTTTTCCAGCAAACCATACAGAAATTATTTTTTCCTGGAAATCGAAGAAATAATTTCCGGGAAATGCTTGAGGAACCAAGTTCTGGCTGCTATACTTGATTTTGTGAGATGTGCGTCCGTGAAGTTATTTTAAAAGATGCCTGGCAAGATCAGAGTTAGAATTACATGACTGGCATATTACTTGGCGCGTTAACTTCACTCCGGCttgcatttcatgaactgaacgTGGCTCACATAGTCATGTGAAGGAGCAAAGAGAAATCGTCTCAAACAATGAATCCTTTAATGAAACTTCAGCAATGTTATTGTAAAGGACCGTTTACAAGGTACGGCAACCGTCGTAAGACAGGAAGACTTGCTGTTTTCTATTGGTACTATTCGGCACCTTTCGGCAAGTTTCTGCGGATTAATACGGCTCTGACAACTTCAGCGCATCAACATGAATGCTTAGTGCGCTGGCTTTGTGCGAGTATTGGTGCTTTTGTATTTATTCCGAGACAGCAAGTCGGTAGCGTAGGAGACGTGTCTGTCTATTCCGTCAATTATTTTATGCCAGCAGAAGTGAAGTGTCAATAGAGAACCGCTCTCTTTTCTGAAATATTTGCGTAAGAGGTCTAAGTAAAGCCCTTTCTGCAACCAGTCCAAAAATGGCAAAATTATTACCAAAACGTAATTAAAGCATACTACTTATACCTTTCCGGTGCTTTCTTTAAATATGACTAAATTACGTTACAAATTACAGCTGACCAACCGTTAAGTACAATAGAATTTCAATACACTTACTTATGAAAAGTAATCCAACTACTTTCGATTACTTCAACGACAGTTCGTCAGTGATGCACCAAGTCCTGTACACTTTATCTACAGCGCATATACACTGAAATCTCTGATCTTTGTTGCATCGCAGAAGCACCAAACCGACGCTTGAGGTTTGACGCTCGGATTAACTTGTCTTCgttattttctttcattttattggTGTATTTTATGCCATAAGGGAAGCGGACAGTCTATATTCTAGTCAATAATACTTGTCAAAGTAATGAGTAATATTCTAAAAATTACTCGCTCGAAGTTAGTTTTTTCATTGCCGAATTTCCATCCAACAAATGTAATTCATCGCAGATTACTCATTACAGCGTGACACCAGCTGGCATAAAAACAGAAAGGAAGttcacactcaccgtcatgggtacgagcggcgctgactaacactgtcATGTCTAAATGCACACAAATATCCAATAaaatggacgggaggacgaccgcaaCTCAaatggtagaacatcggacgcgttatctaaAGGTAACCGGCAGCCGGTTTTCTTTTTGCCGGCTTAACTTTATTTGCGTTTATAAAATAATTACTACAGTGTAGTTATACGACTACAAATGACGTCCACAGTATCATCCTTGCCTTCAATGTATGTTGGTCTCATTACGTTGTAGCCGCCACGATGGTCTGGTAGTTACGGTGCTCccctgctcacccgaaggttgcgggatcgaattccggccgcggcggccgcatttacacggcggaaaaatgctagaggcccctgtacacAGATCTTGgtgcaccttaaagggacactaaagagcaaaacgatttttctcgtattagtaaagtactctttcacgataccgacaacaccacgcttgctgcgagaagacgcttagtaagcaagaaaacgcgcaaaaacaaaatgtgcttggcaacgccaccttgaagtttccgcaccattcgccgtgacgtcacatgttctgacggcgcctactaggcactacgtagatcctaatcggtaaaaatgaagtacattgtcctctgaggggccatagacttaacataccaactttggggtaattttgttgagccaatggcgccaaaatacgataaatacacattgaaatacgtgacgtcacgcggggagatttcggcgcgaaatttaaaaatgaaactttgaccttgattttctcctctattaataaacatatgatggcgaaattaacgacatgagagctctcggagcacaatttatcgatctaaaccgattcatttttTCTCATTAATGTccgtttaaagaacaccagatgttcaaaatttccggagctttccattacggcgtccctcgtaatcatatcgtggctttgggacgtaaggCCTCAACAATTATGTTATCTCAATATACCTCGCATCGTCTTTTCTGCAGCTGTTCACACATTTCAAGTGGTGCCCCTGGAAGACACAGGAGTCACCTCCGAAGAAGCAGTGACGACAGTGGGGTCCAACGGTGGCGAAGGCTGGTGCCAGCGAATGAAAAGATGCTTCGCCCAGCGGTGGAAGAAGAAAGACGCCCGCTTCACTTCGCGGTCCGCCATGCTACGGCTGCCGATGACTACTGCGGCATTGCTGGCGAACCTCGTAGGCATGGGCATGGTGGCGATGCCGTACGCCTTTGCTGGAATAGGTGATTCCCTAGACAACATTAGGACATTGACTGACGTAGCTTTGTATTGACTCACGCTCATGAGTCGGTGGGAGAAGTATAAATTGCTGCTGCCAGATTATGCGAGAGGTTGGCGATTGGTCCCTAAGCTCAAACCAGTGAAGTAGCTGGAGACTAAGAATGTATGGTGAATGAACGACAGGTCAATGTTATAAGTTGACGAGCTCAGTAGACACAACAGCGCTTATGTATTATTGCAGAAATGATAGAGTAGAAGTCGAAGTGAGCTTAGTTGACATCACAACTGCATGtgcatgcaagaaaaaaaaaaagggggcaaacttACTTTTAGGTCTCGTGGTCCCGTGCCGCCAACTCTTCACTAAGGGCGCATTCTCTCAGACAATCTTGCACAGACTCTTTCTGTAGAGCAGCAGGTCAAAGTCAGGAGTGCAAACCTGTTTCCGGTATGTACGCAGCACCGGCGCTTGTAAACCACAACAGCAGCAGTTGAACTATTTCGCCACTGATTTGGCTGAAGAAGGGCCCCACTGAGTGTCGCTATAGGGTTTCCTTTTGAGGCCCAGAAATATTTCAGGTGACTCTGTGGTACTACAGCACTGGCGAAAGAGTTTAGGTTCTGCCATTATTTCCCGGAGGCAGTTCATAAAATTCTCGCCGAGTTCTTAAACCGGTAAGGTAGGGAAAAGTGACCTTCGCTTTGGTGCGAGACATAATGGAGTATAATCAAGATCACTTAGGAGGACAAGAATCCAGTGAGTGATTGGCGGCATGGAACCGCAAGGTCTGAAAATAAAAGGTCCCATTTCTTTGTCTTTGCCGATAAGCTGCGATGTTAGGGACACGGGCAGATATATGTAATATCTGCATCACGAAGACGTGCGGCACCTAAAAAGGCGGGGACATAATTTAAAAGGCAGGACCGATCGATTGGTATGCTAAGCAATACTAATCGTGAAATGAGACCGGTGCTGATGTTAGACTGAGCGTCTATAGGTAGCTCCAGTAATCTCTTTACCAAAGCACATGGCTAAGACCTGTCCGGAATGCGGCAATCGGAACGTTCTTTTTGGTTCTTGCAGGATGGGCCGCTATTATCGTGGTACCCCTGTTCGCGGCTCTGGCAGCATTCAACGCTTGTTTGCTGAACAGCTGCTGCGCCATGCTGGAAGAGCGATGCAAAGAATACCGCAAGTTTGACTGGTACACCCAGTATTCGGACGTCGCATCCAAGGCACTCGGTCCAGGAGTCAGGTAGGTCGTTCTTTTACCCGCATAGGAGACGTGTACGCAAAATAAAATAACAAGAGCGATGAAGACAACCTGATTTAGAAAATTTTGCCTGGCTGCGACCACACTGCGAAATTCCTAATGCGCTATCACAGTGCGTGCAACCAGCATCACAAAAAGACTAGTGCGGGAAGCATAACGCGGTCTTGAGCCGCTTAGGCAATATCTAATGCTACTTCCGAATATGTGTACAGTGGTCACCAGTGCTTGTATTCCTGGCACCCGAAGCATCCCACAAATTACCAAGTGCTGACGTCGCTCGTTTGAAGAGTGTTCAAGGGGTGCGATTTCCAACTGCACATCTGTCCCATTTATCATCGACGTTATATCGGTTACGAGTGGCTGGAAACGCGTTGTTTCCTTTTGTTGTATAGTCAGAGTAAGTGTCCGTAGTGAATGTGGTATAAGGATGACGCTGTACTGAAAAAGAAAGACTAGAGTTCATTGAAAAATTTCTAGAGTAAAATTTGGGTTTCTTTCAGACCGCGTAGAAGGCGAGAACATAAGGGAAATAACACCACAGGGATTCCCTTTCGTTGTCGTTTTCGCTGTGTTAACAAATAATCCTTGACCAGCACACCGAGTCTCAAATTCTATTGCAACTTGAACCTGCGTTTGCTTATCTACACTAGAAGAAATATCCAAGAACAGAACTAGAGATGCTCAAATTTTGCTGAATTGTTTAGCACTGGCTGAaacatgttatttatttattatttatttatttatttatttatttacacttcaCCTACATCGCCGTAAGGCATTCCGTAGGGGAGGTACACATGGGTAATAACATAACGCAGTTAACAATCGATATAACAGTTACAACAACTACAACGATACACAAATTGTGTTCACAGTTTCGAATAGAATACTCTAGAAGACTTTCGAAAGGACCCCATTGCCGCCAGCGCTTTCAAAGCAATTCTTGCCAACGTCAATTGCAAAGAAAGTCAAAGATTTTCTTTCATGACACAACACTTGTTGAGTGTTTCAAGTTTTATACAGAAAAGCAGTGTAGCGAGAACTCTATACGCAAGGAGGTCCAGGATTGTCTGTGTCTGTTATTCTTGTCGTTAAACCAGATTATTCAGCGCTGGCGATTATCAAGAAATATTAGGATATAGCTAACTTTACGCAACACCAGCAGAATGTTGGCAAACATAAACCAGTGCTAGCCAACAGTTAGCCAATGTCGACAGAAGTGAACGGGAAGCAGAGTTGACACCATGGTAATGCTATCTTTTTAACCTGAAGTATAGCAATGTGTAGCGAAAAGGTGTGTGTTTTCTCAAAAATGACATAGCTGGTAAATTAATAGTAAAAACAATAGAGTGTGTTTGTCAATTATAATGTCTGTGATggcgatgctcggctgctgaccgcaaAGAAACGAGTTTCAGGTCatggcagtcgcatttcggtggatgcgaaatgctaAACGCTCGTGTACGGTGCAATTTCAACGCACGTTAATGGAACCCGAGGTGGTCTAGATAATCCGGAGTCCATATCGTCGTTTTATCATATCGTCCTTTTAGCTGCTAAAACCCTAGGAATTTAAATAAGTTCTGCGGAACGCTTcaaggtggtggaagggttaaAAGGTtaagacaaccacccatttgcagGATGAAGCCACATGGAAGTCTAATGGAAATTATTGACTTGCTTGTGGCTTAATGCTACAAGTGGGTGGCTGTCTTAACCTCTTAACTcgtccgccaccttgcgggattctgcagaactgagTTGCAATAATATCTGTCTATTTGCTTCGAGTCGACGATTAATTCGCCTCTGCGCTGCCATTTGCTAGCTTCATGGTtggctcaactggtagagcgaccaccgCTGCAAGACATTGGTTCCGGGCagagagtttcctaaaattaacttaTGCTAGatgggactctggcgctgcgatcgttcagccaccatgggaatgatgggtagtacacggatttgcctaatcttcgtgcttacggcttcaaacgcacttgtgtcTTTGTTTACTGATGTGtcttggcgttcgtttcggattaaagaatagaccgttgtgaacttcgtgaccagatttgaattggcggtgagcctaaaaaagttaaagtggtgaagtggaactgctaacttttgctgaactttgttttgcgacaaaggggatgcaggtgacgcggagccaaacggagccgaaagaacgaagtttagacagatccgtctactacccatcattcccatgctggctgaagctccatgcgttgcagctcccatagacactagcgccagagttctaggaaactctatggtcccgGATTCAGTCCCTGGACCCGGACAGAATTGTTCGGCAACCAAGAGGTCTTATTTCTGAAAACTCCGTATGGATTTCTTTGTGGTTTCATGCTACAAACGAGTCGTTGTCTGCTTCCCTCTCTTAACCCCAGACATTACACAACAATGCCTTCGTCTCTTACAGGAGGATCGTGAGTGGCTTGCGCCTGCTATCGGTGGTGGGCCTGCAGTCAGTGGTGATAGTCCTGACAGCAGAGGCCATAACGGACTTCGTGCTGGCTTTCATACCTCTCTCGTTGCCCCATGGCCAAATGTACTGCGTTCTCGTAGTCAGCCTCGGCGCGATGAGCGCAGCAGTGAAGGGTCCATGGGCTGAGGTCACACGATACTGGTGAGtgagagggtgaaagaaagagatCTTTTACAAGGCACATGGTGACGAAATGAAAATCTCCTAGAGTATCTATGTTGGCTGAACGGTGGCTAGTAATAACTACTGTCAAGTATTATTAGTTAATACGCGTAATGTTATAATCGAGGGCTGGAATACCAACGCCGCCTTCAGTCAATATCGCCAATATTATTGAGTTTTTTACCTAACACTGAGGCAAGAGGGGGTTTATTTAATTAAAGGGCGATGAAACTTTGTATTGCATTAGCCATAGCAATATTCTATTTCGCATGTTCCACATTGTTCTACTGTACGTTTTTCCAGAATGATGGTTGTTTTGATATCTTACAAGGCTCTTTTTATTGTTGAACCTGATATAATGTATGTTTGAAAACTCAGCGCGAACAGGATGGAGCACAAGACCAAAATGACACAGTACGAGTGCTGATGTTTACAAACATGCAtcatttccaactcgcccacctctctaccttactgatgtgatgtgatgtcaatatttcatttcctttatttttctatATTGCTTCTTTTTTGCATCTTGAACTGGATGCTGTGAAAGCTGTTTTTTTATCAGTATTGACTGTTATACTGTTGAACAAATGTAAGTTGTATACAAACTGTGTACAAAGGTGTGGGGTCCTCTGTCAGGCACTGTGCATTTAGTTCGAGAATCATTTTGATTCTTGTACAAGGAAAGAATACAGCTATTTTTGAAAATCAGAACTCAAGAGAAAGTGGgaaagacgacgctttccaaaGTCCCACTAAAGCAACACGCTTGCAACTCTTTCAATGAAGTTTTCAATGAAGTCTTCATACAAACCAGGGAGTCTACTAAATCGGGCAATGAGGTAGTGGAGGTTCAATGCTtcgcatcagaaaaaaaaaagaaaagaatcatTTGCTCAGAAGTGGCACACAAACAGTCACAGGGTTCCCcgtgtattcgcctaagacgactcgaaggcaaaagccatcatcttctttttcttctcagtagacaTATGGATCCTCcaccgcccccctccgaaagctttctgcatctgagatggttttgcactgcctccaggatcggaggcactgcaagctttatGCACGTCacttgattttgcactgcctttatgattggcctacctttgaccaacgttgtcgcagtgacgtcataatgacgtcacggtgacgacACAAAATTTGTccatttgtgacgccatgattgggggggggtgacgtcatcacgtgatgacgatttattgcatcactcgtgttgacgccaggTGATGCTGACGCCGATGGTGAAtcttcacgtttgatgaggcatcgaaggctttcgccttaacaacaGTCTCTGCGTTTAGCGCCGTATTATAATACCCGTTCGACGACCATGGGTGCAGGTGCAGCGTTGTCCACTTGCCGCTGTCACTGTCGCTTTTGTCCCTGCTGCTGGCTGGCCTTGCCGACAGTTTCCTCGGTCCCAGTCAGTGGTCACCAGTGCTGGGATCTTCGATTGACCCGGCTGAACTCCTCAAAGCTGCCGGGTACAAGCAGGCCGGAGCGGGTCACGTGGTCCCGGGAAGGAGCGTGTTCGGTGAACGATCCGCGGTGCCTTTCTTCGTCGGCTTGGGAGTCATCGCGTTCAACTTCGCCGGTGTCTCGGGCTTTACGAACGTGCGCCGGGACATGGCGGCGCCGTCGAACTTCAGAAGAGCCGCTGGCTACAGTGTTGCCGGTAAGCACCGATACTGGCCCTAGCACTGCGAGAATGTAGTCGTGGCGTTGATCTTGTAAAAACTGGAGGTACGGCCGTAAATAGACAGTTATGGTTtaacgggcttagcggaatagcgtgCTTCGTGGTATAGtgggatcgaaatgcgcatgcgcatgcgcatgcgcagtgcgctaaacgacccgtaccgtttaccgtacgcacgttCTTTTTGAGATTTAGCGGTACCGTGTCTGCGGGGTTTACGTAGCCCTTACAAAAATACATATAGACGCTCTATAGGCTGTCTAAAACGGGGTTTAAATAGCCTGTGGACTGTCTAaatttatttttgtaagggagtGCACGTAAAACATAGAGGTGGTGCcagacgcccgcttcgaactgaagttGGCGTTGCTGTGGAAGGACTCACTTCGTTCGCAGCAAATGACTGTTAAATGGCTTCTTTGCCTTCAGGCAGCTTCGACGACaaagtattacggataacttagaggagtttttgagatcgcttcccttTTCGAACGTTCCTAGGCCTGACTAGatgatcggtgtaaacaaatctgcagcATATAAAGTTTCGCTTTTGGTGTGTGGTTGATAttcatttgtttttattattactaAAAAAGTTGTAACATTGCTGCATGCGGGGATACAGGTGAGCAGTTTCaatcttttatttcttttaattttttttaaaacaacTCAACGCATTTTTTTAAaacgcagatgacgccacagTCACAGCTTGGGCGCGTAAACGCtattccgctatactaaaacgcgTTGTCTGCTACGAAcatttgcggcacggtaacgctattctcTTAAGCCCCTCTATCACGCCAACGCTAAACTAAAATTGCATTTGTACCACGTCGGTGCCTCTCACAGTGGTCATGCGTATGTTTTATGAATTCTTCTTGAATTACATAGCCTACGAACATAGTAGTTCTGATTGACGACTTGCGGGTTTAAACGTGTGATGGGAACTGCGAGGCAGAGATAGATGCCGTATTTGTGGCTATCGCGATAATTTTCACACCCTGGGGTTCATCAACGTGTAAATAAATCTAAGTTAACAGTACGTCTCAAGGCTAACATGCCAAggacttaaaggggcactgacacacaATCCCGCGGCTGAGATTGCGTGCGGGATCTATtctcgtgaacatgcgtatatcatctaccaaatctcAATAGCGAATACAGCTTGGCAGGTaaattatatgaattttgaaattCGCGTGCCCGATCTAGCGCTATGCGCCGCACCTCGTGACATTGACGTCATACAAAGCGACCTGAAAGGGACCCCAATACTTCCGCGACGTCACCACTGCGGCCGAGCTCCGAGATGCCCAGCTGAATTGTGACGTCATAGCCACCATTGCGCTTTTGCCGCCCTTGCGCCAGCAGGCTACTATTCGGCGGCTGCTCGTTAGTCCGTGCCCGCGACGAAcgtgtggaagcctcaagaatTGGCTTTGTCATCAGTTGACGAGGATAACGATGACGGCAACGAAATCGCGTTGCACGTGCCGCGTTCGAAAGACCATGCaggcagcgcggaagtgcgtgTGAGTTCTGTGCGTCGTTTCACACACTAGACGGCGTTAGTTGTCCACGGTAGCTTGTTATCAGAGCTCTcacaaaccgaaactgagactggttgctaataaacagactgtaattattttctatcgcgcgctgcagcaaacggtGGCCGTGTTATCACCTCTAGGAACAtatagtaacaaaaaaaaaaaaaaacgatgcaccAGAATTTTGTGTGTCAGTACCGCTTTAAGTAGAGCTCAATAACCTGCCAAGCAAAGGCGAAGTTGTTCTTTGCAGCCAACGTCTTGAATCCGCTCAAGAAGGCGTTTACTTAGGAAAGTTAGACACAGGTGATGTGGATCCTGAGAAGGTCATCTAATGGGTAATGAGAATTACACTGCAACGTGTACATATTTACCAAGTTATATGCTGCTGCCTATTACCAATAAAAAAAGGGGGCGCTGTCGTCGCTTTCTTACACTGGTATTACCATCTGTAGCAAACTTACAAACCTACATGCGGATTAGGCTTCCACCTGTTGGGAGTGAGGGTACTGGTTATAGTGCGGCTCGCCACATTCTTTATGTCTGTAGAAGGAAGACCGAAAAAGAACTAATCGCTGACTTAGGTGTATTTTAGTGGCACTCGCCCCTCGGTTTTGTTTGCCCTGGTGTATTCCATGTTTTAACATTGTGCTTCGTCGCAATGCCGAAtcggatcacagaggccacgtagaaaggagcgcgtggttgAAACCTGCGCCGTCAGTTGCGGCAATGGTCCCAGCTGCTCACAGTAAAACCACCTGTTATTTCattgaactcattcaattaatttttattaattatCTAGAGGGTAATTAGCCTTTATCTGAAGTAAGCTTATACTCGAAGTAAGTAGTCGACCGGAAGTGCTGggaagaaaaacaagagtgtCAGTCCTCACTCGTGCAAGTAAAGCTGTGCATTTTGCGAAGTTCATGGGTTGCGCAACTTCGGGTGGTACCATGTAATTCAAACGGCTTCCTACTATGACACGGGTCTCAAACgtacctcagctagcgggccgcagtcacgaaatttattcccgcaagggccacAACAAGGTTGAAGGAGGAGGGGTAGGGGGTGGTGGTGTTAGATTGAACAAAAGGTTAGCGGTTAGCTAACGTTGTCATTTCAAACAAGGCCATTCGCATATGTCGTATATTGGTCatttaaataataatatctggggtttaacgtcccaaaaccacgatgattatgagagacgccctagtggagggctccggaaatttcgaccacctggggttctttaacatgcacctaaatctaagtacacggggctcagacattttcgcctccatcgaaaatgcagccgccgcggccgggattcgatcccgcgatcttcgggtcagcagtcgagcgccatcaccactagaccaccgtggcggggcgtattggtcatttctgaaggggatgtgGCGCTAGGATTCGAACAACATGTCGATACCAatatccagaatgactgaaatctggacgcttATTCTGAAGCATACAGTTTTTTTTCCCGCAGTCATGTTTCAACAGTTGGCGACCGCACGAGGTGCCTCACGGAAACAACGTAGAGATCAGTCACACCTTGCGTAGCACACCCGGACAAAGCGTTAATAATCGCAATATTCGAGAAAATAATCGGAGCACCATTGAGCAAAATCATAAAACATAagccatgaaataaaaaaaaaacaaaaaaacaaaatgcgggacgaaaacagtcatgtgcgggccgggccacttgtttgagacccctgtactGTGACATTCCTCACAAGAGACGCTGTGAGATTGCGGAAGAATAGAGTGCACAATTTAATAGTCCCTGTTTCTCTGAAGGGTACACCGCAGCCTGTCTCCTGATTGGCGTGATGGGCTACGCTGCGTTCGGAGTGATGGTCAGCGGAAATGTGATCATGTCCTTGAACACCGAGAGAACCCGAGTGGCCGCTCACATCCTACTCTCAGTGGGCTACACTCCGACGGCAAACCTGATATCTTGCACCCTCGAAGAGTACGACAAGGTCGGGGACCGCG
The nucleotide sequence above comes from Rhipicephalus sanguineus isolate Rsan-2018 chromosome 8, BIME_Rsan_1.4, whole genome shotgun sequence. Encoded proteins:
- the LOC119401715 gene encoding uncharacterized protein LOC119401715 isoform X2 — its product is MSVTSVHTFQVVPLEDTGVTSEEAVTTVGSNGGEGWCQRMKRCFAQRWKKKDARFTSRSAMLRLPMTTAALLANLVGMGMVAMPYAFAGIGWAAIIVVPLFAALAAFNACLLNSCCAMLEERCKEYRKFDWYTQYSDVASKALGPGVRRIVSGLRLLSVVGLQSVVIVLTAEAITDFVLAFIPLSLPHGQMYCVLVVSLGAMSAAVKGPWAEVTRYWCSVVHLPLSLSLLSLLLAGLADSFLGPSQWSPVLGSSIDPAELLKAAGYKQAGAGHVVPGRSVFGERSAVPFFVGLGVIAFNFAGVSGFTNVRRDMAAPSNFRRAAGYSVAASVWSRAKMASPLMALACVMALVVPQEGPLMALVGSLFVCPIAFVLPPIFYAGLCRGSPQWPERPLSRNMKIGLVVALVTGLVVHIGGTVTAIMQIVHESQMNQQSCFRGFCYEGHYAHAPPPAIYTRYMPNVELPQNVGKCKYLL
- the LOC119401715 gene encoding uncharacterized protein LOC119401715 isoform X1, which codes for MSVTSVHTFQVVPLEDTGVTSEEAVTTVGSNGGEGWCQRMKRCFAQRWKKKDARFTSRSAMLRLPMTTAALLANLVGMGMVAMPYAFAGIGWAAIIVVPLFAALAAFNACLLNSCCAMLEERCKEYRKFDWYTQYSDVASKALGPGVRRIVSGLRLLSVVGLQSVVIVLTAEAITDFVLAFIPLSLPHGQMYCVLVVSLGAMSAAVKGPWAEVTRYWCSVVHLPLSLSLLSLLLAGLADSFLGPSQWSPVLGSSIDPAELLKAAGYKQAGAGHVVPGRSVFGERSAVPFFVGLGVIAFNFAGVSGFTNVRRDMAAPSNFRRAAGYSVAGYTAACLLIGVMGYAAFGVMVSGNVIMSLNTERTRVAAHILLSVGYTPTANLISCTLEEYDKVGDRGKASVWSRAKMASPLMALACVMALVVPQEGPLMALVGSLFVCPIAFVLPPIFYAGLCRGSPQWPERPLSRNMKIGLVVALVTGLVVHIGGTVTAIMQIVHESQMNQQSCFRGFCYEGHYAHAPPPAIYTRYMPNVELPQNVGKCKYLL